In one window of Tenacibaculum mesophilum DNA:
- a CDS encoding hydrogen peroxide-inducible genes activator, translating into MTITQLKYTLAVAEYKNFTIAAEHCFVTQPTLSMQIQKLEEELDAKIFNRSKKPIELTEVGKRIVEQAKVIVDESNRIIDIVHQQKGYVGGEFRLGIIPTIMPTLLPMFLKTFSKNYPKVQLVIEELTTEEIVRKLMDGYIDAAIAATPLENEAIKERVLYYEPFVGLVPSEHRLFKQKKLKVDDLEVDDILLLEDGHCFKDSVINLCRTNKRSSTHHFQLESGSFDTLIKLSKDGLGMTLLPYLNTLDLNERDKTHLREFESPSPAREVSLIYHKSQLKMQLIEALKSTIDSVIRGAIAFSDVEIISPLQKK; encoded by the coding sequence ATGACTATAACACAATTAAAATATACACTAGCCGTTGCTGAATATAAAAACTTCACCATAGCTGCAGAACATTGCTTTGTCACGCAACCAACGTTAAGTATGCAAATTCAGAAATTAGAAGAAGAACTAGATGCTAAAATTTTTAACCGCTCAAAAAAGCCTATTGAATTAACTGAAGTTGGTAAGCGTATTGTAGAGCAAGCTAAAGTAATTGTTGATGAAAGTAATCGTATTATTGATATTGTACATCAACAAAAAGGCTATGTAGGTGGTGAGTTTAGACTAGGAATAATCCCTACAATTATGCCTACACTACTTCCTATGTTTTTAAAAACATTTAGTAAGAACTACCCTAAAGTTCAATTAGTTATTGAAGAATTAACTACAGAAGAAATTGTTAGAAAGTTAATGGATGGTTATATAGATGCTGCTATTGCTGCTACTCCATTAGAAAATGAAGCCATAAAAGAGCGTGTTTTATATTATGAACCTTTTGTAGGTTTAGTTCCAAGTGAACATCGATTATTTAAACAAAAGAAATTAAAAGTTGATGATTTAGAAGTTGATGATATTTTATTGTTAGAAGACGGACATTGTTTTAAAGACAGTGTAATTAATCTTTGTAGAACTAATAAAAGAAGCTCTACACATCACTTTCAGTTAGAAAGTGGAAGTTTTGATACATTAATAAAGTTATCTAAAGACGGATTAGGAATGACCTTACTTCCTTATTTAAATACGCTGGATTTAAATGAACGAGACAAAACTCATTTAAGAGAATTTGAATCTCCATCTCCTGCACGTGAAGTTAGCTTGATTTATCACAAATCGCAATTAAAAATGCAATTGATTGAAGCTTTAAAAAGTACTATTGACAGTGTAATTAGAGGCGCTATTGCTTTTAGTGATGTAGAAATTATAAGTCCACTTCAGAAAAAATAA
- a CDS encoding SulP family inorganic anion transporter, with the protein MMKYIKSKKINIKDDSLAGITVSLAMIPEVVAFAFVAQISPIVALFGAFVVGIVSAIFGGRPGLISGAAGAVAVIFVNMIQEGHAKGLLFDTPVENMGYFYLLAAVVLMGVIQVLAGVFKLGKLVRLIPHPVMMGFVNGLAIVIFIAQLGMFKENKKDIFGQNMRKTESKELVYKVADNEVQDLVSSAALFSIKGNSIINNETNQEVFVKSETQVFDAKTKKVVYNIENGGFYSVKDSGVVKSTLQGTKLYTMVGLVLLTMLIIWLLPKLTTKVPAALTAILIVTFVSIFGGLESINVGDFIRDGGGAGLNGFDEISKKMNLAELWSNLPFNLDTLKFIAPYAFLAASVGLIETLMTMNLVDELTDSRGDGNKECVAQGAGNMLSGLFGGTGGCGMIGQTVININAGGRGRLSGVMMAVTLLIFILFADKYIEQVPIAALVGVMFMMVIDTFAWSSFRIMNKIPKSDAIVLIIVSAVTVIFDLAIAVFVGVIISALVFAWENAKKIRARKRFKEDGTKIYEIWGPLFFGSITAFNEKFDIKNDPANVEIDFVESRISDHSAIEAIFILVEKYQKAGKKVTLKHLSEDCKVLLYKASPIFADVIEEAVDDPRYHLAANPEDFPKPLSEYSF; encoded by the coding sequence ATGATGAAATACATTAAAAGTAAGAAGATTAATATAAAAGACGATTCGTTAGCAGGTATTACGGTATCGTTAGCAATGATACCAGAGGTAGTAGCTTTTGCTTTCGTAGCTCAAATTAGTCCTATTGTAGCTTTGTTTGGAGCTTTCGTGGTAGGGATTGTTTCTGCAATTTTTGGAGGAAGACCTGGTTTAATTTCAGGAGCAGCTGGTGCTGTGGCAGTAATTTTTGTAAACATGATACAGGAAGGACATGCAAAAGGACTGCTGTTTGATACTCCTGTAGAAAATATGGGATACTTTTATTTACTAGCAGCTGTAGTTTTAATGGGAGTTATTCAAGTGTTAGCAGGAGTATTTAAATTAGGGAAATTAGTTCGGTTAATTCCACATCCAGTAATGATGGGATTCGTAAATGGTTTAGCTATAGTTATTTTTATAGCTCAACTAGGAATGTTCAAAGAAAATAAGAAGGACATTTTTGGTCAAAATATGCGTAAAACTGAATCGAAAGAGTTGGTGTATAAAGTTGCAGATAATGAGGTACAAGATCTAGTATCAAGTGCTGCATTGTTTTCAATTAAAGGAAATTCAATTATTAATAATGAAACAAACCAGGAAGTTTTTGTAAAATCAGAAACACAAGTTTTTGATGCAAAAACAAAAAAAGTTGTTTATAATATTGAAAATGGCGGATTTTATTCAGTAAAAGATAGTGGGGTAGTAAAATCTACTTTACAAGGAACAAAGCTATATACTATGGTTGGGTTAGTGTTGTTAACGATGCTAATTATATGGTTGCTTCCAAAATTAACAACAAAAGTACCAGCAGCGTTAACAGCTATTTTAATTGTTACGTTTGTATCTATTTTCGGTGGATTAGAGTCTATAAATGTTGGAGATTTTATTAGAGATGGAGGAGGAGCTGGTTTAAATGGTTTTGATGAAATTTCTAAGAAAATGAATTTAGCAGAACTTTGGAGTAATTTGCCATTTAATTTAGATACATTAAAGTTTATTGCACCGTATGCCTTTTTAGCAGCTTCAGTTGGGTTGATTGAAACGTTAATGACGATGAATTTAGTGGATGAGTTAACAGATTCAAGAGGTGATGGTAATAAAGAATGTGTAGCACAAGGAGCTGGAAATATGTTAAGTGGATTGTTTGGAGGAACTGGTGGTTGTGGTATGATTGGTCAAACAGTAATTAACATTAACGCAGGTGGTAGAGGGCGTTTATCAGGAGTTATGATGGCGGTTACTTTATTAATTTTTATCCTTTTTGCAGATAAATATATTGAACAAGTACCTATCGCAGCTTTAGTAGGAGTAATGTTTATGATGGTTATTGATACGTTCGCATGGTCTAGTTTTAGAATTATGAATAAAATTCCAAAATCGGATGCAATTGTATTAATTATAGTATCTGCGGTAACTGTAATTTTTGATTTAGCAATTGCTGTATTTGTTGGGGTAATTATTTCAGCATTAGTTTTTGCTTGGGAAAATGCAAAAAAAATTAGAGCGAGAAAACGTTTTAAAGAAGATGGAACTAAGATTTACGAAATTTGGGGACCTTTATTCTTCGGAAGTATTACTGCTTTTAACGAAAAGTTTGATATTAAAAATGATCCTGCTAACGTGGAAATTGATTTTGTAGAATCGCGTATTTCAGACCATTCAGCTATTGAAGCTATTTTTATATTAGTAGAAAAATATCAAAAAGCAGGGAAGAAGGTAACCTTAAAACATTTAAGTGAAGATTGTAAGGTATTGTTATATAAAGCAAGCCCGATTTTTGCAGATGTTATTGAAGAAGCAGTAGATGACCCTCGTTATCACTTAGCTGCAAATCCAGAAGATTTTCCAAAACCTTTATCAGAATATAGTTTTTAA
- the pyrR gene encoding bifunctional pyr operon transcriptional regulator/uracil phosphoribosyltransferase PyrR, translating into MSRKTLLTSKEIEIILHRLACQLIENHNDFSNTVLIGLQPRGSYLANRLAKLLREEYQIKGLKLGLLDITFYRDDFRRREEPLEATSTQIDFLIEGKKVVIIDDVLFSGRSVRSALTALQSYGRPDNIELLVLIDRRFSRHLPIQPNYRGRQVDAINEEKVVVNWQETHKEDTIYLEPKPSKLD; encoded by the coding sequence ATGAGCAGAAAAACACTACTTACTTCGAAAGAAATTGAAATCATTCTGCATCGATTAGCGTGTCAGTTAATCGAGAATCACAACGATTTTTCTAATACCGTTTTAATAGGATTACAACCTAGAGGCTCTTATTTAGCTAATCGATTGGCTAAATTATTAAGAGAAGAGTATCAAATTAAAGGCCTAAAATTAGGCTTGTTAGATATTACCTTTTATCGTGATGATTTTCGCAGAAGAGAAGAACCATTAGAAGCCACCTCTACACAAATTGACTTTTTAATTGAAGGAAAAAAGGTGGTTATTATTGATGACGTATTATTTTCAGGAAGAAGCGTTCGAAGTGCTTTAACAGCACTACAATCGTATGGAAGACCTGATAATATTGAGTTATTAGTATTAATAGATCGTCGCTTTAGCCGTCATTTACCTATTCAACCTAATTATAGAGGAAGACAAGTAGATGCCATCAATGAAGAAAAAGTAGTTGTGAACTGGCAAGAAACTCATAAAGAAGATACAATTTACCTTGAACCCAAGCCCTCAAAGCTTGATTAG
- a CDS encoding aspartate carbamoyltransferase catalytic subunit — translation MKQLSVEHLLGIKYLNKNDLELIFETAAHFKEVINRPIKKVPSLRDITIANLFFENSTRTKLSFELAEKRLSADVINFSAGQSSVKKGETLIDTVNNILSMKVDIVVMRHSNVGAGIFLSNHVDAKIINAGDGTHEHPTQALLDSFSMREALNSDLKGKKVVIVGDVLHSRVALSNIFALQLQGAKVKVCGPSTLIPRYISSLGVEVETNLKKALEWCDVANVLRVQHERMDIKYFPSTREYTQLFGINKEILGSLGKKIVIMHPGPINRGVELTSDVADSDQSIILNQVENGVAVRMAVIYLLAQQIKR, via the coding sequence ATGAAGCAGTTAAGTGTTGAACATTTATTAGGAATCAAATACCTTAACAAAAATGACCTTGAGCTTATTTTTGAAACTGCCGCTCATTTTAAAGAAGTCATTAACCGACCTATAAAAAAGGTTCCTTCGTTACGTGATATTACCATCGCTAATTTATTTTTTGAAAATAGCACACGTACAAAGCTTTCTTTTGAATTAGCTGAAAAACGTTTATCTGCTGATGTTATTAATTTTTCTGCAGGGCAATCTTCAGTAAAAAAAGGAGAAACTTTAATTGATACTGTTAACAATATTTTGTCGATGAAAGTTGATATTGTTGTGATGCGACATTCAAATGTAGGAGCAGGAATTTTCTTATCAAACCATGTAGATGCTAAAATTATTAATGCTGGAGACGGTACACACGAACATCCAACACAAGCATTATTAGATAGTTTTTCTATGCGTGAAGCTTTAAATAGCGACTTAAAAGGAAAGAAAGTTGTAATTGTTGGTGATGTTTTACACTCACGTGTAGCTTTATCAAATATTTTTGCACTACAATTACAAGGAGCTAAAGTAAAAGTTTGTGGACCTAGTACGTTAATTCCTAGATACATTTCTAGTTTAGGAGTTGAAGTGGAAACAAATCTAAAAAAAGCTTTAGAGTGGTGTGATGTTGCTAATGTATTACGTGTGCAACACGAACGTATGGATATAAAATACTTTCCATCAACTAGAGAATACACACAACTTTTTGGTATTAACAAAGAAATATTAGGCAGTCTTGGCAAAAAAATTGTCATAATGCACCCTGGACCTATTAATAGAGGGGTAGAACTAACAAGTGATGTTGCCGACAGTGATCAATCAATTATTCTAAACCAAGTAGAAAATGGAGTTGCTGTTCGTATGGCAGTTATTTATTTGTTAGCACAACAAATAAAAAGATAG
- a CDS encoding T9SS type A sorting domain-containing protein yields MIKKILFITFFLTISVAFSQEKSINKLIASPNPFTNNTTIYFNAKHSQTVILTVRNVLGKTVYNKELKVVKGRNSFPFQRNDLKSGMYIYAIQSNKEIISKRFVIK; encoded by the coding sequence ATGATAAAAAAAATACTTTTTATAACTTTTTTCTTAACTATTTCTGTTGCTTTTTCACAAGAAAAATCAATTAATAAGTTAATAGCATCTCCTAACCCTTTTACGAACAATACTACTATTTACTTTAATGCTAAACATAGTCAAACAGTTATTTTAACTGTTAGAAATGTACTAGGTAAAACTGTTTATAATAAAGAGCTTAAAGTGGTTAAGGGACGTAACTCTTTCCCTTTTCAACGTAATGATTTAAAGTCTGGTATGTACATTTATGCAATACAAAGTAATAAAGAAATAATTTCAAAACGCTTTGTAATCAAATAA
- a CDS encoding ribonuclease Z, with translation MSLHLTVLGCHSATPRANAYPTAQYLEINNRHFLIDCGEGTQRQMRKYKVGFSKINHIFISHLHGDHFFGLVGLIATFGILNREKELHIYGPKGIKEVTTLQLKISKSWTKYPIIFHELESKESELIFEDDKVSVRTIPLNHRVYTNGFLFTEKPKLRKLHIENIQQYNEIETCDFHNIKAGKDFTLSTGEVIPNEELTIDPPKPLSFAFCSDTAYKPDIVPIIKDVDLLYHEATFLKDREDLCDKTKHSTAEQAASIASKANANKLIIGHYSSRYKNINDFKIEAQTVFKNTELAEAGKRYSTNSFPVEILN, from the coding sequence ATGAGTTTACACTTAACTGTTTTAGGTTGTCATTCTGCTACTCCAAGAGCTAATGCCTACCCTACCGCTCAATACTTAGAAATTAACAATCGTCATTTTTTAATTGATTGTGGAGAAGGTACACAACGCCAAATGCGAAAATACAAGGTTGGTTTTTCAAAAATAAACCATATTTTTATTTCTCATTTGCATGGTGATCATTTTTTTGGTTTGGTTGGACTCATCGCTACTTTTGGGATTCTAAACAGAGAAAAAGAGTTACATATTTACGGCCCAAAAGGCATAAAAGAAGTGACAACACTTCAGTTAAAAATTTCAAAATCGTGGACTAAATATCCTATTATTTTTCACGAATTAGAATCAAAAGAAAGTGAGCTTATTTTTGAAGATGATAAAGTTTCTGTAAGAACCATTCCTTTAAATCATAGAGTGTATACTAATGGTTTTTTATTTACTGAAAAACCTAAACTTAGAAAGTTACACATTGAGAATATTCAGCAATATAACGAAATAGAAACTTGTGACTTTCATAACATTAAAGCTGGTAAAGACTTTACACTCTCTACGGGTGAAGTAATTCCTAATGAAGAGCTTACAATTGATCCTCCTAAACCTTTAAGTTTTGCTTTCTGTAGTGACACTGCCTATAAACCAGACATTGTTCCTATTATTAAAGATGTAGACTTGTTATACCACGAAGCTACATTTTTAAAAGACAGAGAAGATTTATGTGATAAAACTAAACATTCTACTGCAGAACAAGCAGCTTCTATTGCTAGTAAAGCAAATGCAAACAAATTAATTATTGGGCATTATTCTAGCAGGTATAAAAACATTAACGATTTTAAAATTGAGGCTCAAACAGTTTTTAAGAATACTGAATTAGCGGAAGCAGGGAAACGATATAGTACTAATTCTTTTCCTGTTGAAATTTTAAATTAA
- a CDS encoding CoA-binding protein: protein MKKRTLVLGASLKSSRYSNIAIKRLRDNGIETVAIGLQKGIVADVAIKTENIFFENIDTVTLYLNPKRQESYYEYIINLQPRRVIFNPGTENIELMELLKENGIESEIACTLVLLSTKQY, encoded by the coding sequence ATGAAAAAACGAACTTTGGTACTAGGAGCCTCTTTAAAATCCTCTAGATATTCGAATATAGCTATTAAAAGGCTAAGAGATAATGGAATAGAAACTGTAGCAATTGGTTTACAAAAAGGAATTGTTGCAGATGTAGCTATTAAAACAGAAAATATTTTTTTCGAAAATATTGATACTGTAACTTTATATTTAAATCCAAAGCGACAGGAATCTTATTATGAGTATATAATTAACTTACAACCTCGCAGAGTGATTTTTAACCCTGGAACCGAAAATATTGAGCTTATGGAGTTGTTAAAGGAAAATGGTATTGAGAGTGAAATAGCATGTACTTTGGTACTTCTATCAACAAAGCAGTATTAA
- a CDS encoding TonB-dependent receptor domain-containing protein: protein MKNILLILLAVFTTSIYAQMPKSSLPKPGVISGKVVDQATKQPLPYVNIIIKDIAKKIITGGITDDNGLFSIKNIPEGNSIVEVQFIGYRTFSKPISVSRKSSNVNLGTIPLEEDSTTLDEVEIRAETSSVTQKVDRKVINVGKDLTSAGATASDLLNNVQSVSVDSQSGNISLRGNENVRVLVDGKPTNIPASELLKQIPSSSIKSVELITNPSAKYNPEGMSGIINIILNKNANMGFNGSINTGVEAGHYVRYNASTNMNYKTGKVNFFGNYGFRGGDNYNFGYISRPGENYQDFIFQNDDESHLFKIGADIYLDDKNTLSLYTTQNWFNVFAKGRAIITDNNGNLIEHSPNTQNNESHNQTYNVNYKHDFEKEGHNIEFEANYSKNNAPNYLNNYFLEGTQPDYFNDINNDRKSTLLNLDYTNPISKNGKLELGLEYRVNNTDNVNLTKQQIVLEDINGNKTYRDVGDSYFTYDRDIYSAYINYGHKFGKLSMQLGARFEQYKIEGNFTGLDENGDVKKDKVTDDIFSVYPSAFFTYNPNDADQFQLSYSKRVDRPGIQQVNPIREWSTPLITSVGNPDLVPQFTNSVEFNYTRKIKGGSITLGSFYRNITDVINRATYMDPLDETNTRQILTFANFDDTDAYGLEFSASYKIAKWWRANASMDYYSQKQFGTTDLSDPNSPTIEVKTDIFNARISNSFTVSKKLRLQLFAMYRGPREDIQWNVDPMKMVNIGANYSILKGKGNINLRVNDIFNDMRFKFNSERPFVQNGRFKWESRTAYIGFNYRFGGGKNKARARKQRDNNEKQGGGGFM, encoded by the coding sequence ATGAAAAACATATTACTAATACTTTTAGCTGTATTTACTACAAGTATTTATGCACAAATGCCTAAAAGTAGCCTACCCAAACCAGGAGTAATTTCTGGTAAAGTAGTCGATCAAGCAACCAAGCAACCTCTTCCCTATGTAAATATTATAATCAAAGATATTGCCAAAAAAATTATTACTGGTGGAATTACTGATGACAATGGCTTATTCTCTATAAAAAATATACCTGAAGGAAATAGTATTGTTGAAGTTCAGTTTATAGGGTATAGAACATTCTCTAAACCTATTTCTGTAAGTCGTAAATCAAGCAATGTTAATTTGGGCACTATTCCTCTAGAGGAAGATAGCACTACTTTAGATGAAGTAGAAATTAGAGCAGAAACTTCTTCAGTAACTCAAAAAGTAGACAGAAAAGTTATTAACGTTGGTAAAGATTTGACCTCAGCAGGAGCTACTGCTTCTGATTTATTAAATAACGTACAATCTGTAAGTGTTGATAGCCAATCAGGTAACATTAGTTTGCGTGGTAACGAAAATGTACGTGTATTAGTTGATGGTAAACCTACCAACATTCCTGCTTCTGAGTTATTAAAACAAATACCTTCATCATCTATTAAAAGTGTTGAGTTAATTACCAATCCTTCTGCTAAATACAACCCTGAAGGAATGAGTGGTATTATTAACATAATTCTTAATAAAAATGCCAATATGGGCTTTAATGGTTCTATAAATACTGGAGTTGAAGCTGGTCATTATGTTCGTTACAATGCTTCTACAAACATGAATTACAAAACAGGAAAAGTGAACTTTTTTGGTAACTATGGCTTTAGAGGTGGTGATAATTACAATTTTGGATACATTAGTAGACCTGGAGAAAATTATCAAGACTTTATTTTTCAGAATGATGATGAATCACATTTATTTAAAATTGGAGCAGACATTTATTTAGATGATAAAAACACTCTTTCGCTTTACACAACTCAAAACTGGTTTAATGTTTTTGCTAAAGGACGTGCTATAATTACAGATAATAATGGTAATTTAATTGAACATTCACCTAATACTCAAAACAATGAAAGTCATAATCAAACCTATAATGTAAATTATAAACATGATTTTGAAAAAGAAGGACATAACATAGAGTTTGAAGCTAACTATTCTAAAAACAATGCTCCAAACTACTTAAATAATTACTTCTTAGAAGGTACTCAACCTGATTATTTCAATGATATTAATAATGATAGAAAAAGTACATTATTAAATTTAGATTATACAAACCCTATCTCTAAAAATGGTAAACTTGAGTTAGGTTTAGAGTATCGAGTAAATAATACCGACAATGTAAACCTAACAAAACAACAAATTGTATTAGAAGATATTAATGGAAATAAAACATATAGAGATGTAGGAGATTCTTATTTTACTTATGACAGAGATATTTATTCTGCTTATATAAACTATGGTCATAAGTTTGGAAAATTATCTATGCAATTAGGTGCCCGTTTTGAGCAATATAAAATTGAAGGAAACTTTACAGGACTAGATGAAAATGGTGATGTAAAGAAAGATAAAGTTACTGATGATATTTTCAGCGTATACCCTTCTGCTTTTTTTACTTACAATCCTAATGATGCAGATCAATTTCAGTTAAGCTATAGTAAAAGAGTTGATAGACCAGGAATACAGCAAGTAAACCCTATTAGAGAATGGAGTACTCCTTTAATTACTTCTGTAGGTAATCCTGATCTTGTTCCTCAATTTACAAACTCAGTTGAATTTAATTATACAAGAAAAATAAAAGGTGGTTCAATAACATTAGGAAGTTTTTATAGAAACATCACTGATGTAATTAATAGAGCTACTTACATGGATCCTTTAGATGAAACAAACACTAGGCAAATATTAACTTTTGCTAATTTTGATGACACAGACGCTTACGGTTTAGAATTTTCTGCTAGTTATAAGATAGCAAAATGGTGGAGAGCAAATGCTAGTATGGATTATTATTCTCAAAAGCAATTTGGAACTACTGATTTAAGCGACCCGAACTCACCAACTATTGAAGTCAAAACAGATATTTTTAATGCTCGTATAAGTAATAGTTTTACAGTATCTAAAAAATTACGTTTACAATTGTTTGCAATGTATAGAGGTCCAAGAGAAGACATTCAATGGAATGTTGACCCTATGAAAATGGTAAATATTGGTGCTAATTATAGTATTCTTAAAGGAAAAGGAAATATTAACCTTAGAGTAAATGATATCTTTAACGATATGAGATTTAAGTTTAATTCTGAAAGGCCTTTTGTTCAAAATGGACGTTTTAAATGGGAAAGTAGAACTGCTTATATTGGATTTAACTATAGATTTGGTGGAGGAAAAAACAAAGCTCGTGCCAGAAAACAACGTGATAATAATGAAAAGCAAGGAGGCGGAGGCTTCATGTAG
- a CDS encoding outer membrane beta-barrel family protein, producing MKRLLILILFLSTYLSLAQNLQVTGTILDKKNNQPIPFVTISCKNTSDKIITGSISDEKGNFKIEKLPKENLLLTFQFIGYRAFEKKIDLKKNSKIGTIFLEENTTQLDEVEIQGETSTIIQKIDRKVINVGNDLTAAGATSLEMLENIPSIDINQLSGTISLRGNENVRVLVNGKPSNVNTAQLLKQIPSNSVKSVEIITNPSAKYTPEGMSGIINLILKKNTKIGFNGSIIAGIKHSRNTKPDIILNTNYKAGVTNFYLNYNTSWGDYETFNNLTRVDSNLSQNLYFLNNSENHNIKFGIDIDLTAKSILSIYTYQNFDNNSLITNTLVTENNSLTFDNRSFSNYNQKNETYNADYVYNFDDKGQNLEIELNHSLTKNPEKTTNEEFINPSSKEYNYTNDIKDTRKLWLLNIDYIKPIKSGKLELGFEFRKQDFYNLILTDRENINDSASLEPIGNTTLNYDRDIYSGYINFNKEFKKISIQTGLRLEQFYLDALFSNTEQGNTTLKNNIFSWFPSLSILYSFTEKDKLQLAYSRRIDRPSAYQITPIQEWFSPLTISRGNLNLQPQFTNSLELNYTKTVTKGYISFGTFYRRTNEKIGRLLQQDEQNSDKVITSFTNYDYADSYGIELSSSFKPKKWWTLNSSFETYIQDSQGVLNGNFETVKNTLVKGRISNSFKASKKLSFQLSGIFRGKSKNIQYSIEPYTMINAGARLKLFDGKGSITLRSTDIFNNVNFDYTSNTPFMQKGKYTLEYNSVYLGFSYNFGSGKNKSKGRKYRDNNEAQGGMF from the coding sequence ATGAAAAGATTGCTAATATTAATTTTATTCCTAAGTACTTATTTGAGCCTAGCTCAAAACCTACAGGTTACAGGAACTATTTTAGATAAAAAAAATAACCAACCAATACCCTTCGTTACTATTTCTTGTAAAAATACTTCTGACAAAATAATTACTGGTAGTATCTCTGATGAAAAAGGGAATTTTAAAATTGAAAAACTTCCAAAGGAAAATTTACTTTTAACTTTTCAATTTATTGGTTACAGAGCTTTTGAAAAGAAAATTGACTTAAAAAAGAATAGTAAAATAGGAACAATTTTTCTTGAAGAAAATACTACTCAATTAGATGAGGTTGAAATACAAGGAGAAACTTCAACTATTATTCAAAAAATTGACAGAAAAGTCATTAATGTAGGTAATGACTTAACAGCTGCTGGAGCTACCTCTTTAGAAATGCTTGAAAATATTCCTTCAATAGATATTAATCAACTTTCTGGAACTATAAGTTTACGAGGTAATGAAAATGTTAGAGTTTTAGTGAATGGAAAACCTTCCAACGTAAATACAGCTCAATTATTAAAACAAATACCTTCCAACTCAGTAAAAAGTGTTGAAATAATTACAAATCCTTCAGCAAAATACACTCCTGAAGGTATGAGTGGTATTATCAACTTAATCCTAAAAAAGAACACCAAAATTGGTTTTAATGGTAGTATTATTGCAGGTATTAAGCACAGTAGAAACACCAAACCCGACATAATCTTAAACACCAATTACAAGGCAGGAGTTACTAATTTTTATCTAAACTATAATACTAGTTGGGGCGATTATGAAACTTTCAATAACTTAACAAGAGTAGACAGTAATCTGTCTCAAAACCTTTACTTTTTAAATAATTCTGAAAATCATAACATCAAATTTGGAATAGATATAGATCTTACAGCTAAAAGTATTTTATCTATATACACTTATCAAAATTTCGATAACAATAGTTTAATAACGAATACACTAGTAACCGAAAACAATTCTTTGACTTTTGACAATAGAAGTTTTTCTAATTACAATCAAAAAAATGAAACCTATAATGCTGATTATGTTTACAATTTTGATGATAAAGGACAGAATTTAGAGATTGAACTTAATCACTCTCTAACCAAAAATCCTGAAAAAACAACTAACGAAGAGTTTATAAATCCCAGTTCAAAAGAATATAATTATACAAATGACATTAAAGACACTCGTAAACTTTGGTTGTTGAACATTGATTATATAAAACCTATAAAGTCAGGAAAACTAGAATTAGGATTTGAATTTAGAAAGCAAGATTTTTACAATCTAATACTTACCGATAGAGAAAACATAAATGATTCTGCTTCTCTTGAACCTATAGGAAATACAACGTTAAATTATGATAGAGATATTTATTCAGGATATATAAATTTCAACAAGGAGTTCAAAAAAATTTCAATTCAGACAGGTTTAAGATTAGAACAATTTTACCTAGATGCTCTTTTTTCGAATACAGAACAAGGAAACACCACTTTAAAAAATAATATTTTTAGTTGGTTTCCTTCATTATCAATTCTATACAGCTTTACTGAAAAAGATAAGTTACAACTTGCCTATAGTAGGAGAATTGACAGACCTTCTGCATATCAGATAACACCAATTCAAGAGTGGTTTTCTCCTCTAACTATATCAAGAGGAAACCTTAATTTACAGCCGCAATTTACAAACTCTCTAGAGCTTAATTATACTAAAACAGTCACTAAAGGTTATATATCATTCGGAACATTTTATCGAAGAACAAATGAAAAAATTGGTCGACTATTGCAGCAAGATGAACAAAATTCAGACAAAGTCATTACTTCGTTTACCAATTACGATTATGCAGATAGTTATGGTATTGAACTTTCTTCTAGTTTTAAGCCAAAAAAATGGTGGACACTCAATTCTTCTTTTGAAACGTACATTCAAGACTCTCAAGGTGTTTTAAATGGTAACTTTGAAACGGTAAAAAACACCTTAGTAAAAGGACGTATAAGCAACTCTTTTAAAGCTTCAAAAAAACTGAGCTTCCAGTTATCAGGTATTTTTAGAGGTAAAAGTAAAAACATTCAGTATTCTATAGAACCATATACTATGATTAATGCCGGAGCTAGGTTAAAGCTATTTGACGGTAAAGGAAGTATTACCTTAAGAAGTACTGACATTTTTAATAATGTAAATTTTGATTATACATCTAACACCCCTTTTATGCAAAAAGGAAAGTATACACTAGAGTACAACTCTGTCTACCTAGGATTTTCCTATAATTTTGGAAGTGGAAAAAACAAAAGTAAAGGCAGAAAATACAGAGATAATAATGAAGCACAAGGAGGTATGTTTTAA